One window of the Triticum dicoccoides isolate Atlit2015 ecotype Zavitan chromosome 3B, WEW_v2.0, whole genome shotgun sequence genome contains the following:
- the LOC119274272 gene encoding proline-rich antigen homolog, whose amino-acid sequence MASYRLLVILVFSALLLDVAVADTYPADCPYPCLLPPPTPPASSADCPPPPSSPSGSGYVYPPPSSSGNSPPTPSSWSYPPPSGGYIPGFYQPPAGGGGGGGGGGGGGGGNFGPAPPPPNPILPWYPWYYRSPPSSSATRPGRASAVVLCLVAAVTAAAALVGY is encoded by the coding sequence ATGGCGTCCTACAGGCTGCTCGTGATCCTGGTCTTCTCCGCACTCCTCCTCGACGTCGCGGTCGCTGACACCTACCCGGCCGACTGCCCCTACCCGTGCCTGCTGCCGCCGCCCACGCCCCCGGCCTCCAGCGCCGACTGCCCGCCGCCACCCTCCTCGCCATCCGGCTCCGGCTACGTGTACCCGCCCCCGTCCTCCTCCGGGAACTCCCCGCCGACGCCGTCGTCCTGGAGCTACCCGCCACCGTCTGGGGGCTACATTCCCGGCTTCTACCAGCCTCCCGCCGGcgggggcggtggtggtggcggaggcggaggagggggtggcggcaACTTCGGGCCTGCGCCACCGCCGCCGAACCCCATCCTGCCGTGGTACCCCTGGTACTACCGGTCCCCGCCGTCCTCGTCCGCGACCAGGCCTGGTCGCGCCTCGGCGGTCGTACTCTGCCTGGTGGCCGCCGTGACTGCCGCTGCTGCTCTGGTCGGTTACTAG